In Candidatus Cloacimonadota bacterium, one genomic interval encodes:
- a CDS encoding GNAT family N-acetyltransferase translates to MIDKLQSLKIIEYNEIYAVAIADMWNKSGDCWGGYNLAISEESVRQEEAQSDCLALWLAMIDEEVIGYCKLSEYREDEGALYIDLINVIPEYHGKKIGKKLVLKAVEKTIELGYPRVDLYTWTGNTKAVPLYKKTGFFWVDRDDCTHCMNFIPTVLTSELLKDYIADLDWYEDSQRKIAIEPDGKKHNGFECYRYHWKNDENELEVEFCRHSRGIEKIRTKDFEIIAETDQLKQVFGKSYEVMYKIRNFSEQPLDVKINGYDDRNIVFDYHGESRVHDEEIFIATFYVNEPKEKQSKWRTYPAVCADISINSKSQDFKVGIDPQFPLTIKVVGENKIYSTHHDELLHFNMKNNYNEKVLFSWELNDSDLIQWQNHHIEIELESEEQNTIAVPMRLLRAGVLHEKITIKASFQNGDTFSYSDSINEIFQTTNGIGYGKNERHIALINGRYQVQVDQIEFFNEVSFFDVTSSAHTWQFMFPPKIGKPYTSELHQKKASKVDFNMKQNAAQMHLLYEVEKPVTLTLILHFTLYSNGILEKWATVQNASAVDTPQEICLSNAMFVRFQNTVIPYKGKFIYIDHDTQNWGELYEAAKYDENWIFNYGTADTMGLSWPDDFKMTFSEELLFDSDLGIIPSRSSKDTKKFRLMLGTFKEWNEFRAFILDKRVEQKYLTDYLEVIVNDGNPFIDQQFYVNLTEYREKPYNIPVEYSAKYGSFETSEVEYSSKKETHPVWLTIDNALEYDILQAKIQGKTPNKVIKRVVFPTGKGEIKTFKSVEEDHKIWSCSNELISIKAAEEYAPTVHSLVYKDQEWIDSDFPAPGPKSWWNPWIGGINSYPHKMQMRSIIKEGYSIEDVVLNDNFRNEWKGIKISVSVNEFEKFKGLSWNQYYLMLPEVPVLCYVPEIIQETGRYLRNIQFISRYFAYADEKIGNCFVRSYNSKHEMFDYYSGKEAVDLYPQTVRAVGSTLRDHMIQIWTDQAQYNDISLNKDITSFWMYDYLNIDNNQRRFLTPKFLILTKELLSQDEIRDLRNITFSHSNNKGERL, encoded by the coding sequence ATGATTGATAAATTGCAGAGTTTAAAAATAATAGAATATAATGAAATATACGCAGTTGCAATAGCTGATATGTGGAACAAAAGCGGAGATTGCTGGGGTGGGTATAACCTTGCGATCTCTGAAGAGTCTGTTCGACAAGAAGAAGCGCAATCGGATTGTCTGGCACTATGGCTGGCAATGATAGATGAAGAGGTAATTGGTTATTGCAAACTTTCTGAATATCGAGAAGATGAAGGAGCATTGTATATTGATCTGATCAATGTGATTCCTGAATATCATGGAAAGAAGATAGGAAAGAAGCTCGTGCTGAAAGCGGTGGAAAAAACAATTGAGCTTGGCTATCCTCGTGTCGATCTATATACATGGACGGGAAATACAAAAGCTGTACCTCTCTATAAAAAAACTGGATTCTTCTGGGTAGATAGAGACGACTGTACGCACTGCATGAATTTTATTCCAACTGTACTTACAAGTGAATTATTGAAAGACTATATCGCTGATTTAGATTGGTATGAAGATTCACAACGAAAGATCGCAATTGAACCTGATGGAAAGAAGCATAACGGCTTTGAGTGTTATCGATATCACTGGAAAAATGATGAAAATGAGCTTGAAGTTGAATTTTGCAGACATAGCAGAGGAATAGAGAAAATACGTACAAAAGATTTCGAGATCATTGCAGAAACGGATCAGCTGAAACAAGTGTTCGGAAAGTCTTACGAAGTAATGTATAAGATAAGGAATTTTTCTGAACAACCACTCGACGTAAAAATCAATGGTTATGATGATCGAAATATTGTATTTGATTATCACGGGGAATCGAGAGTGCACGACGAGGAGATATTCATTGCAACCTTTTATGTGAATGAACCAAAGGAGAAACAGAGTAAATGGAGAACCTATCCAGCTGTTTGTGCTGATATCAGCATCAATAGTAAATCACAAGATTTCAAAGTCGGCATAGATCCCCAGTTTCCTCTTACGATCAAGGTTGTAGGGGAAAATAAGATCTATTCAACTCATCATGATGAATTGTTGCACTTCAATATGAAGAATAACTATAACGAGAAGGTTTTATTCTCATGGGAACTAAATGATTCTGACCTTATTCAATGGCAGAACCATCATATAGAAATTGAACTTGAATCTGAAGAACAAAATACAATTGCTGTTCCGATGAGACTCCTTCGTGCAGGTGTTCTTCATGAAAAGATAACTATTAAGGCGTCCTTCCAGAATGGTGATACATTTTCTTATTCTGATTCAATCAATGAAATTTTCCAGACCACAAATGGAATAGGCTACGGAAAGAATGAACGGCATATCGCACTTATCAATGGAAGATATCAGGTCCAAGTTGATCAAATTGAATTCTTCAATGAGGTAAGCTTCTTTGATGTAACCTCAAGTGCGCATACATGGCAGTTTATGTTTCCTCCAAAGATAGGGAAGCCATACACCTCTGAGCTGCACCAGAAAAAAGCTTCAAAGGTCGATTTCAATATGAAACAAAATGCTGCACAAATGCATCTATTGTATGAAGTTGAGAAACCAGTAACACTTACTTTGATTCTTCATTTCACACTATATTCAAATGGGATTCTTGAGAAGTGGGCAACTGTTCAGAATGCTTCTGCAGTCGACACACCACAGGAAATCTGTTTGAGTAATGCAATGTTTGTACGGTTTCAAAATACCGTGATCCCGTATAAAGGAAAGTTCATATACATCGATCATGATACGCAGAACTGGGGAGAGCTTTACGAAGCTGCAAAGTATGACGAAAATTGGATCTTCAACTATGGCACTGCAGATACAATGGGTTTAAGCTGGCCAGATGATTTCAAAATGACCTTTTCAGAAGAACTTCTATTCGATTCCGATCTTGGTATCATTCCTTCTCGCTCATCCAAGGATACGAAAAAGTTCAGATTGATGCTTGGTACGTTTAAAGAATGGAATGAATTCAGAGCATTCATCCTCGACAAAAGAGTAGAGCAGAAATATCTCACTGATTATCTGGAAGTTATTGTAAATGATGGAAACCCCTTTATCGATCAGCAATTCTATGTAAACCTAACAGAATATCGTGAAAAACCCTATAATATTCCGGTTGAATATTCTGCAAAATATGGATCGTTTGAAACATCAGAGGTTGAATATTCATCAAAAAAAGAAACTCATCCGGTTTGGCTTACCATTGATAATGCACTTGAATACGATATCCTTCAAGCTAAGATTCAAGGAAAAACCCCAAATAAGGTGATCAAACGGGTTGTATTTCCAACTGGCAAAGGTGAGATAAAAACCTTCAAAAGCGTTGAGGAAGATCACAAGATATGGTCCTGCTCAAACGAATTGATTTCGATTAAAGCAGCCGAGGAGTATGCACCAACGGTTCATTCGTTGGTGTATAAAGATCAGGAATGGATAGATTCTGATTTTCCTGCCCCCGGACCGAAATCCTGGTGGAATCCATGGATCGGTGGGATCAACTCCTATCCGCACAAAATGCAGATGCGATCTATTATAAAAGAGGGCTATTCGATTGAAGATGTTGTACTCAATGATAATTTCAGAAATGAATGGAAGGGTATAAAAATTAGCGTGTCCGTTAATGAATTTGAAAAGTTTAAAGGATTGTCATGGAACCAGTATTATCTGATGCTGCCCGAAGTACCGGTTCTGTGTTACGTTCCGGAGATAATTCAGGAGACGGGTAGGTATCTCAGAAATATCCAGTTTATATCTCGTTATTTTGCCTATGCAGATGAGAAAATCGGGAACTGTTTTGTGAGATCTTATAATTCGAAACACGAGATGTTCGATTACTATTCCGGCAAAGAAGCGGTTGACCTTTACCCACAAACAGTCCGGGCAGTCGGGAGTACCTTGAGAGATCATATGATACAGATATGGACTGACCAAGCTCAGTATAATGACATCTCATTAAATAAAGACATTACTTCCTTCTGGATGTATGATTATCTAAATATTGATAACAACCAGAGAAGATTTCTCACACCGAAATTTCTTATCTTGACAAAAGAATTGCTTTCTCAGGATGAGATTCGTGATTTGAGAAATATAACCTTTTCTCACAGTAATAACAAAGGGGAGCGCCTATGA
- the abc-f gene encoding ABC-F type ribosomal protection protein, which produces MQICRCDNVSFRYDSQPDYIFKDVTFAVHEHDRIGLIGKNGCGKSTLLDIIQKNIQPIEGSVHHMSELSIGYLPQELDLPDKTSGMQFLWNSIPRLGEIKYKIDYIDNKTPDEVSRLFSEFETHHGYDFEIKLEKIITRFGFDNEMLSRQVKTLSGGEQTRLALCRILLSDPDLLLLDEPTNHLDIQALRWLEKFLHDLDIPYILISHDRFILDACVNTILELTSGGITKYSGNYSFYKEEKELEQKRKIHIYEEQNKKIKKLKEAANKRKKWAISHQPQTGTEGYAPVYEDLVNFAKNAMVQAKNLERRTQREIEKAESEKPFIEKKRHFQFDNSEVKSRFVLQCNKVTKTFSSKTVFHNLELHVHTGERLAIIGNNGSGKSTLLKILTNHINGYDGTVTWSPQAKIGYYSQDYENLNFANSVLQEVIKGDNTIQTFARTVLGCLNIPEKLINQPIKTLSIGERSKVALAKLIVSESNVLVLDEPTNHLEIAAREALERALQEYTGTVIFATHDRFLIDTIADRIIDMDYIRKEVLYE; this is translated from the coding sequence ATGCAAATATGCAGATGCGATAATGTTTCTTTTCGATATGATTCTCAACCAGATTACATATTTAAGGATGTGACTTTCGCTGTGCATGAACACGACAGGATCGGATTGATAGGTAAGAACGGATGCGGTAAATCAACGTTGTTGGATATCATACAAAAAAACATACAGCCGATTGAGGGTTCTGTGCATCATATGTCGGAACTCTCAATCGGATATCTTCCGCAGGAACTCGATCTGCCGGACAAAACTTCCGGAATGCAATTTCTGTGGAATAGTATTCCCCGGTTAGGTGAAATAAAATATAAGATAGATTATATTGATAACAAAACACCTGATGAAGTGAGTCGGTTATTCTCTGAATTTGAGACTCACCACGGTTATGACTTTGAGATAAAACTGGAGAAGATCATTACGAGATTCGGCTTTGATAATGAGATGCTATCTCGTCAGGTAAAAACTTTGAGCGGCGGAGAACAGACTCGTCTTGCACTATGCAGGATTCTTCTCTCTGATCCAGACCTGCTCTTACTGGATGAACCGACAAATCATCTGGATATACAAGCGCTGAGATGGCTTGAGAAATTCCTTCATGATCTGGATATACCGTATATTTTGATCAGCCACGACAGATTTATCCTTGATGCTTGTGTGAATACTATCCTGGAACTTACCAGCGGAGGAATAACGAAATATTCCGGAAATTATTCTTTTTATAAAGAGGAAAAAGAACTCGAACAGAAGCGCAAGATCCATATTTATGAAGAGCAGAACAAGAAGATCAAAAAGCTGAAAGAAGCTGCAAACAAAAGAAAAAAATGGGCAATTTCCCACCAACCCCAAACAGGAACGGAAGGATATGCGCCTGTTTATGAAGACCTGGTGAATTTCGCAAAGAATGCAATGGTGCAGGCAAAGAATCTTGAACGTCGAACTCAGCGTGAGATCGAGAAAGCAGAATCAGAAAAGCCATTCATCGAGAAGAAGCGGCACTTTCAATTTGATAATTCAGAGGTCAAGAGCAGATTTGTTTTGCAGTGTAACAAGGTTACCAAAACATTCTCGTCAAAAACAGTATTTCATAATCTGGAATTGCATGTACATACAGGTGAACGGTTGGCAATCATAGGTAATAACGGAAGCGGAAAATCAACGTTGCTGAAAATTCTTACAAACCACATCAATGGATACGATGGAACGGTTACATGGTCACCGCAAGCGAAGATCGGGTACTACTCCCAGGATTATGAAAATCTGAATTTTGCTAATTCTGTACTGCAAGAGGTGATAAAAGGAGATAATACCATTCAGACCTTTGCGAGAACGGTTTTAGGATGTTTGAATATTCCCGAAAAACTGATCAATCAACCTATCAAGACATTGAGCATCGGCGAGCGAAGTAAAGTGGCATTAGCAAAGCTGATCGTTTCAGAATCTAATGTGCTTGTACTCGATGAACCCACAAACCACCTGGAGATTGCAGCCCGTGAAGCCCTGGAAAGGGCACTGCAGGAATATACTGGCACTGTAATCTTCGCCACTCACGACAGATTCCTTATTGATACGATCGCTGACAGGATCATTGATATGGATTACATTCGAAAGGAGGTACTGTATGAATAA
- a CDS encoding ABC transporter ATP-binding protein gives MSVFKEKEYTKRFDFSLWKKLYQFIKPYKKRMIVLAAFMLSLAGVDVILPLMSKYAIDHFVVPQNTNGIVGFGIVYFAFIVLQSLNIYFFIAIAGKIEMGISYDIRRKGFQHLQELSFNYYDKTPVGWIMTRMTSDSTRLGEFISWGLVDMVWGISLMIGIVFVMLFMHWKLALITLTVVPVLVLISLYFQKKILKAYRKVRKINSQITGAFSEGISGAKTTKTLVREEENLLEFQELTTKMNRSSVRAAIFSSLYLPVVLTLGSIGTGLVLWRGGNGVLLGTISYGTLVAFISYTVQFFEPLRELSRVFAELQNAQASAERIFSMIDEKPDIQDSSEVIETFGDITKCKRENWPCIEGNIEFKDVSFGYKDGEYVLDDFNLKVKSGETIALVGETGSGKSTIVNLACRFYEPTKGEVLIDGVDYKERSLLWLHSNLGYVLQTPHLFSGSIRDNIAYGRLDATEDEIIGAAKLVNAHEFITHLTDGYDSEVGESGSLLSTGEKQLISFARAILTDPKIFVLDEATSSVDTETEQKIQDAIHKVLEDRTSFIIAHRLSTIRNADRILVIQKGKITEQGTHYELIKKKGYYYRLYSNQFVEERESELLIA, from the coding sequence ATGAGTGTATTTAAAGAAAAAGAATATACAAAACGATTTGATTTCTCACTTTGGAAGAAATTATATCAGTTTATAAAACCATATAAAAAAAGAATGATTGTTCTTGCCGCTTTTATGCTCTCACTCGCAGGAGTGGATGTCATTCTGCCCTTGATGAGCAAGTATGCTATCGATCATTTTGTTGTTCCACAGAACACAAACGGGATCGTCGGTTTTGGCATTGTCTATTTCGCATTTATCGTGTTGCAGAGCTTGAACATCTACTTCTTCATAGCGATTGCTGGCAAGATCGAGATGGGTATATCCTACGATATCCGCAGGAAGGGCTTTCAGCATTTGCAGGAGTTGTCATTCAATTATTATGATAAAACTCCTGTGGGTTGGATAATGACTCGAATGACATCGGACAGCACGCGGTTGGGTGAATTCATTTCATGGGGTTTGGTTGATATGGTGTGGGGTATCTCCCTCATGATCGGCATCGTTTTTGTGATGCTTTTCATGCATTGGAAACTAGCGCTCATCACACTAACTGTTGTTCCTGTACTTGTGTTGATAAGTCTCTATTTCCAGAAGAAGATCCTCAAAGCCTACAGAAAGGTCAGGAAGATAAATTCTCAGATTACTGGAGCTTTCAGCGAAGGTATTTCAGGTGCAAAGACGACAAAGACCCTTGTTCGCGAAGAAGAAAACCTTCTGGAATTCCAGGAGCTCACGACGAAGATGAATCGCTCATCGGTACGAGCTGCGATATTCTCATCACTCTATCTGCCAGTGGTGCTCACACTCGGAAGCATTGGAACAGGCCTTGTGCTCTGGCGTGGTGGAAATGGCGTGCTTCTCGGAACGATCTCATACGGAACCCTTGTAGCATTCATTTCTTATACTGTTCAATTTTTTGAACCCTTACGGGAGCTGTCACGCGTGTTCGCTGAACTGCAAAATGCACAGGCATCTGCCGAACGTATTTTCTCGATGATCGATGAAAAACCGGATATACAAGATTCATCTGAAGTTATCGAAACCTTTGGTGATATTACTAAATGCAAACGCGAGAACTGGCCATGCATAGAAGGAAATATCGAGTTCAAGGATGTCTCATTTGGTTATAAAGACGGAGAGTATGTACTCGATGATTTCAATCTCAAAGTGAAAAGCGGAGAGACCATTGCGTTGGTTGGAGAAACCGGTTCAGGCAAAAGCACGATCGTGAATCTTGCATGCAGGTTCTATGAGCCGACGAAAGGTGAGGTATTGATCGATGGAGTTGATTACAAGGAACGTTCACTTCTCTGGTTGCATTCGAATCTTGGATATGTGTTACAAACACCACATCTCTTCAGCGGGTCGATCAGAGATAATATTGCATACGGAAGACTCGATGCTACTGAGGATGAGATCATCGGAGCCGCAAAACTCGTGAATGCTCATGAATTCATTACTCATCTCACAGATGGATATGATTCTGAAGTTGGTGAAAGCGGCAGCCTGCTTTCAACAGGTGAAAAACAGCTCATTTCTTTTGCACGTGCAATTCTCACCGATCCAAAAATATTTGTACTCGATGAAGCAACATCCTCAGTTGATACGGAAACAGAGCAGAAAATCCAGGATGCAATCCATAAGGTACTGGAAGATCGAACAAGTTTCATTATAGCTCACCGTCTTTCCACGATCAGAAATGCAGACAGGATTCTGGTCATTCAAAAAGGAAAGATAACCGAACAGGGTACCCATTATGAACTGATAAAGAAGAAAGGATATTACTACCGATTGTATTCGAACCAGTTCGTGGAAGAACGCGAATCCGAACTACTCATTGCATAA
- a CDS encoding ABC transporter ATP-binding protein, translating to MNKLYYLWQFMKGNRALYIISITAIGVATFLSFLWPMVLRITVDSIIGEKALEAQGWLKPLFSGAYSFFGGRSGLVSKLWICSAILIGITLVRGVFLYFKGKWSAVASESIAQGVRDRVYDHLQLLPYDYHVKAKTGDLIQRCTSDVETIRRFLAIQLVEVGRALFMIAFALSFMIPMSVPMTLVSMALVPFIFGFAVVFFMKVKKAFQLSDESEGRMSTVLQENLSGVRVVRAFARQAFEIDKFDEKNTEYRDLTYRLIWLLACYWSISDFFSLIQIAAVLILGTYWAATGVITLGTLLAFSTFVGMMLWPIRQMGRVLTDMGKTMVSVGRIHEILDEPIEEFEEDQKLQVQGKIEFNNVCFEYEPGNPVLKNISFSVEQGQTVALLGPTGSGKSSLVHLLPRLYDYTSGSIKIDGKELKDLDKHAIRKNVGIVLQEPFLFSRTLKENIGMSRCDCEEDDVFEAAQIASVHDVILDFQKGYETAVGERGVTLSGGQKQRVAMARTLIMNTPILIFDDSLSAVDTETDAAIRAQLHKRAQKATTFIISHRLNTLSEADIILVLEHGELVQIGSHEELLGQDGLYRRIWMIQNSLEEELESEMKNGTMQIGIEKEETSLETA from the coding sequence ATGAATAAATTATACTATTTATGGCAATTTATGAAGGGCAATAGAGCTCTTTATATCATCTCAATTACAGCAATTGGCGTGGCAACGTTTCTGTCATTCCTCTGGCCCATGGTGTTGCGCATCACCGTCGACTCGATCATAGGGGAAAAAGCGCTTGAAGCACAAGGTTGGCTGAAGCCTTTATTTTCTGGAGCGTACTCGTTCTTTGGAGGACGCAGCGGTCTTGTTTCAAAGCTCTGGATATGTAGTGCGATACTTATCGGCATCACGCTGGTTCGAGGTGTGTTTCTCTATTTTAAAGGAAAGTGGTCTGCTGTGGCATCGGAGTCCATTGCACAAGGAGTCAGAGATCGTGTGTATGATCATCTTCAGCTTTTACCCTATGATTATCATGTGAAAGCTAAGACAGGTGATCTCATACAGCGATGTACATCAGATGTGGAGACCATTCGACGGTTTCTTGCGATACAACTCGTTGAAGTTGGTCGTGCGTTGTTCATGATTGCCTTCGCACTCTCTTTCATGATTCCAATGAGTGTTCCGATGACGCTTGTTTCTATGGCACTCGTGCCTTTCATCTTTGGATTTGCAGTGGTTTTCTTTATGAAAGTGAAGAAAGCATTCCAGCTATCGGATGAGTCTGAAGGTAGGATGTCAACAGTACTGCAGGAAAACCTGAGTGGTGTCCGAGTGGTTCGTGCGTTTGCACGGCAGGCATTTGAGATCGATAAATTCGATGAGAAAAATACCGAATATCGCGATCTTACATACAGACTTATCTGGCTTCTTGCGTGTTACTGGTCGATCTCTGACTTCTTTTCCCTCATCCAGATTGCAGCTGTGCTTATTCTTGGTACATACTGGGCTGCGACCGGAGTGATAACACTGGGCACACTTCTCGCCTTCTCAACATTTGTTGGAATGATGCTCTGGCCTATCAGGCAGATGGGACGAGTACTCACCGATATGGGAAAGACAATGGTTTCAGTTGGTCGTATTCACGAGATTCTCGATGAACCTATTGAAGAATTTGAAGAGGATCAGAAACTCCAAGTTCAAGGAAAGATCGAATTCAATAATGTGTGTTTCGAGTACGAGCCGGGTAATCCTGTATTGAAGAACATCTCATTCTCAGTAGAACAGGGACAGACCGTTGCACTTCTTGGTCCTACAGGATCAGGTAAATCATCGCTTGTTCACCTTCTCCCGCGATTGTACGACTACACAAGCGGTTCAATAAAAATCGATGGCAAAGAATTAAAAGACCTCGACAAGCATGCGATCAGAAAAAATGTCGGGATCGTACTTCAGGAACCGTTCTTGTTTTCACGAACACTGAAAGAAAATATCGGTATGAGCAGATGTGACTGCGAAGAGGATGATGTCTTCGAAGCTGCACAGATCGCTTCCGTACACGATGTTATATTGGATTTCCAAAAGGGGTATGAAACAGCAGTTGGCGAACGGGGTGTAACATTGTCCGGTGGTCAGAAACAACGTGTAGCAATGGCTCGCACACTGATCATGAACACGCCGATCCTTATCTTTGATGATTCCCTGAGCGCCGTCGATACAGAGACAGATGCAGCGATACGAGCCCAGCTTCATAAACGGGCACAGAAAGCAACGACATTCATCATATCGCATAGACTGAATACCCTTTCAGAAGCTGATATCATTCTCGTGCTCGAGCATGGAGAACTTGTTCAGATCGGTTCACACGAAGAGCTGCTTGGACAGGACGGATTGTACAGACGTATTTGGATGATCCAGAACTCACTGGAAGAGGAGCTGGAATCTGAAATGAAAAATGGTACTATGCAGATAGGTATCGAAAAAGAAGAAACATCTCTGGAAACAGCATAA